A single region of the Coregonus clupeaformis isolate EN_2021a chromosome 40, ASM2061545v1, whole genome shotgun sequence genome encodes:
- the LOC121572509 gene encoding transcriptional regulator ATRX-like, whose product MTRQTEADIPETGAVFTFGKSKFADNVPSKFWLKNDHPEEISCGGDHTAVITGHGRLFMFGSNTWGQLGLGSKINVNINKPTTVKALKSEKVKFASCGRDHTIVCTWSGRVYGAGSNQEGQLGLGHCDDTNTFHLLHPFSDHAPIKMLAAGCNTSAALTEEGRLFMWGDNSVGQIGLGTESYASEPRDMMVGQPVAWVSCGYHHSAFVTVDGDLYTFGESGNGRLGLFPDQLANHRVPQRVEGIQDPVIQVSCGGEHTVALTKDNVYAFGRGQHGQLGHGTFLFEAPLPKALDHFRNGRVSHVTCGENHTAVITDSGILYTFGDGRQGKLGLGEENFTNQFRPTLCPRFLKYSVQSVACGGSHMLVLAMPRPPEDEEVVIEEEDVTETILETLETYTELLLMDPSLLIPKTAPPLWTLPARARRRERESSPEQFGQMFRNLPPLMSGLLNASLPLSRNICISRTPSEDPSTSSLSSNPSSNNPPSPSLSLKSRSKIPLTPSLSPKFIFPDPPSPSLSSKSSPKKRPSPSKSPKYTSKEPLTPSRSFKSTHKLIPTTSMSPKPPSVKPTDDNQSPKTLSEGHASPSRSPTPPQTGSRILRCCLSFSPQYTATSCSKQNCSPYSMTYSDLGSKRIEDTVTEAPDSLMLIENMEENMDEEDNNDMLPDLALPLGGDSGDETGTTSAEQKEKGHKKGRALRRAVKEAEMEVEQAPANRKAQLLSHKALPTELLRGSSWSLLKAEATPPKSPKCLKTPQTPARCKENIALTTGKAGPKANTSKLTGSNLQSTDVETKLTELKGAPVKLKSKPTEVSSQPVLVEPTSKAESPITSLSLSDALPQNAGDKKSTKSLVVSQVRDRVEVPGEDAFGDSQEGETSWGGFLSDAASLLPDVGMAGAAMGVLSEAVMSVRGFQSESDTATSMPPQRSSRVERFTKQSAITQPSSTSPSSSTSDPSAAEQSKRTALRISTLWNSDQEAGSRSFEKDPDTTEAASERSGGQAEVDDDENSSSERSGAEDDEDKDSTKRQGDGTEMESTQQEEKEDGRSGEGLEENSEDSDTVASGEGMGDREEKSEESEGTEAEEEEKGDGVGTGEGEEEDERCESEETGEGEEEDERCESEETGEGEEEDERCESEETGEGEEEDEKCESKGTGEGEEEDEKSNSDATIKGEEEEEKSDEGTVQGEEEEEKSGEGTVQGEEEEEKGDSEGTGDGEESKESDSEASLEEEGEEKIEQSEGSEGESDYASVGEEEEGEEKIEESEGEGEEGESGSGTSGEGEEEEKTEEESSDEESWDEKKEEEEESNASEYEKEESGDESGNEAESKSEGSAEEKEDEQAEEAESEESKATESAEEEGENQEEEESGAEEEGEGEDKEGSESEEKEEEGEEAVVSEEEEEEEDDNEEKDEESGEDENDAGEEKEEAVEGEEEEDEKKAEGDENNEVEEGEEGREDDENEARGEEEVEGGKGEEEEEEEEEEEGDKEAEGENEGEEGEEGEEEEERQQGEGEDEGEGEGEEEGEGEEEEEEMKDREDPGEGKDENTEEREENNEEKGEDESENEGEGDGEKQEDEKEERGENEKEEEKDGEEEEGGEEGEEKGDKKEGKEKKTSDGEVEQEEEEEGACEQKGEMDEEETGAGEEEGEEEGEEEEEEEEKEEKEKEEKDGKGQEEEERDEDEEEEEEEEEEEEEEEEEEEEEEEEEEEEEEEEEKEEEEEEEEEEEIKSAKGKKKGSQSVPLKAAPPSRKGKEEPPREKLKPPARTKQRTTGGKKTTQESQQFWNNVLPQYLELK is encoded by the exons atgaCCCGCCAGACGGAGGCTGATATACCTG AAACAGGAGCAGTCTTCACTTTTGGGAAGAGCAAGTTTGCTGATAATGTGCCCAGTAAATTCTGGCTGAAGAATGACCATCCAGAAGAAATCTCATGTGGGGGTGATCACACCGCTGTCATAACAG GCCATGGCAGGCTGTTCATGTTTGGAAGTAATACCTGGGGTCAGCTAGGACTGGGGTCAAAGATCAACGTCAACATCAACAAGCCCACCACTGTGAAAG CATTGAAGTCTGAAAAAGTGAAGTTTGCATCATGTGGGAGAGACCACACAATAGTGTGCACAT GGAGTGGGCGTGTTTATGGTGCTGGCAGTAACCAGGAGGGGCAGCTTGGTTTGGGACACTGTGATGACACAAACACCTTCCACCTGCTTCATCCTTTCTCTGACCACGCACCAATCAAAATGCTTGCTGCTGGCTGCAACACCTCAGCTGCCCTGACAG AGGAGGGTAGGCTGTTCATGTGGGGTGATAACTCTGTGGGCCAGATCGGTCTGGGGACAGAGAGCTACGCCTCAGAGCCCAGAGACATGATGGTGGGACAGCCAGTGGCCTGGGTGTCTTGTGGATACCACCACTCAGCGTTCGTCACAG TGGATGGGGACCTCTACACGTTTGGGGAGAGTGGGAACGGAAGGCTGGGTCTATTCCCAGACCAGCTAGCCAATCACAGAGTCCCTCAGAGGGTGGAAGGCATCCAGGACCCGGTCATCCAAGTGTCCTGTGGAGGGGAGCACACAGTGGCACTCACAA AGGACAATGTGTACGCATTTGGGCGGGGGCAGCATGGGCAGCTGGGCCATGGGACCTTCCTGTTTGAGGCACCTCTGCCAAAAGCACTGGACCACTTCCGGAATGGCAGAGTCAGTCACGTAACCTGTGGAGAGAACCACACCGCAGTGATCACAG ACAGTGGGATTCTATACACCTTTGGGGACGGTCGCCAGGGTAAACTAGGACTGGGGGAAGAGAACTTCACCAACCAGTTCAGACCAACACTGTGCCCACGCTTCCTCAAATACAGCGTCCAGTCA gtgGCATGTGGCGGCTCTCACATGCTGGTGCTGGCTATGCCCAGACCCCCAGAGGATGAGGAAGTGGtgatagaggaggaggatgttacagagACCATTCTGGAGACTCTGGAGACCTACACTGAGCTGCTCTTGATGGACCCCTCCCTCCTGATACCCAAGACCGCACCTCCTCTCTGGACCCTGCCTGCTAGGGCCCGCCGCAGAGAGAGG GAGAGTTCTCCAGAGCAGTTTGGCCAGATGTTCCGTAACCTTCCGCCTCTGATGTCCGGCTTACTCAACGCCTCCCTGCCCCTGTCCAGAAATATCTGCATCTCCAGAACACCATCTGAAGACCCCTCCACCTCCTCACTGTCCTCCAATCCCTCCTCAAACAACCCCCCCAGCCCCTCTCTGTCCCTTAAATCCAGATCCAAAATCCCATTAACACCATCACTGTCACCCAAGTTCATATTCCCAGACCCTCCTAGCCCTTCACTCTCCTCCAAGTCCTCCCCAAAGAAGAGGCCCAgcccatcaaaatcacccaaatATACATCTAAAGAACCCCTTACCCCCTCACGGTCCTTCAAATCCACACATAAACTCATCCCCACCACCTCAATGTCCCCTAAACCCCCCTCTGTAAAGCCCACAGATGATAACCAGTCCCCCAAAACGCTGTCTGAGGGGCACGCCAGCCCTTCTCGGAGTCCCACCCCACCACAGACAGGTAGCCGAATCCTACGATGCTGTCTTTCCTTTTCACCACAGTATACAGCCACAAGCTGTAGTAAGCAGAACTGCAGCCCATATTCTATGACCtattcagacctgggttcaa AGAGGATTGAGGACACTGTGACAGAAGCCCCTGACAGCCTGATGCTCATTGAGAATATGGAGGAGAACATGGATGAAGAGGACAATAATGACATGTTGCCAGACCTG GCATTACCATTGGGAGGAGATTCTGGCGATGAGACTGGGACTACATCTGCAGAACAGAAGGAAAAG GGACATAAAAAGGGTCGGGCTCTGAGGAGAGCTGTTAAGGAGGCAGAAATGGAGGTTGAACAAGCCCCGGCCAACAGGAAGGCGCAGCTACTTTCCCATAAGGCCCTTCCCACCGAGCTCCTGAGAGGCTCCAGCTGGAGTTTGTTAAAGGCAGAGGCCACGCCCCCAAAGAGCCCCAAATGCTTAAAGACCCCTCAAACCCCAGCCAGGTGCAAGGAGAACATCGCTTTGACAACAGGAAAGGCTGGCCCTAAAGCGAACACCAGTAAACTGACGGGTAGTAATCTGCAAAGCACAG ATGTTGAAACTAAACTGACTGAGTTGAAGGGAGCCCCAGTGAAACTGAAAAGCAAGCCGACAGAGGTTTCCAGCCAACCAGTCTTAGTAGAACCTACCTCAAAGGCCGAATCACCAATCACATCACTGTCATTATCAGATGCACTACCTCAAAATGCTGGAGATAAGAAGTCAACGAAGTCACTGGTTGTCTCTCAGGTCAGGGATAGAGTGGAGGTCCCAGGGGAAGATGCCTTTGGTGATTCCCAGGAGGGGGAGACTAGCTGGGGAGGATTTCTCAGCGAtgcagcctctctccttccagaTGTGGGGATGGCGGGGGCAGCCATGGGGGTCCTGAGTGAGGCGGTGATGAGTGTGAGGGGTTTTCAGTCGGAGAGTGACACAGCCACCTCTATGCCTCCTCAGCGGTCCAGCCGGGTAGAGAGGTTCACCAAACAGAGCGCCATCACCCAGCCTTCCTCCACATCACCCTCTTCTTCAACATCAGATCCAAGCGCAGCCGAGCAAAGCAAGAGGACCGCCCTCCGCATCAGCACCCTTTGGAATTCTGATCAGGAAGCGGGGAGCAGGAGTTTTGAGAAGGACCCAGACACCACAGAGGCTGCTAGCGAGAGGTCAGGAGGTCAGGCCGAAGTCGATGACGATGAGAACTCTAGTAGTGAAAGGTCAGGAGCTGAGGATGATGAAGATAAAGATTCCACAAAGCGACAAGGAGATGGGACAGAAATGGAGAGCACCCAACAAGAGGAAAAAGAGGATGGCAGAAGTGGTGAGGGTCTGGAAGAGAACAGTGAAGACAGTGATACTGTGGCCAGTGGAGAGGGAATGGGGGATAGAGAAGAAAAGAGTGAAGAGAGCGAGGGCACGGAGGCGGAAGAAGAAGAAAAGGGGGATGGTGTagggacaggagagggggaggaggaagatgagaggTGTGAGagtgaggagacaggagagggggaggaggaagatgagaggTGTGAGagtgaggagacaggagagggggaggaagaagaTGAGAGGTGTGAGAGtgaagagacaggagagggggaggaggaagacgaGAAGTGTGAGAGTAaggggacaggagagggggaggaggaagacgaGAAGAGTAATAGTGATGCGACAAtaaagggggaggaggaagaagagaaaaGTGATGAGGGCACAgtacagggggaggaggaagaagagaagagTGGTGAGGGCACAGTAcagggggaagaggaagaggagaagggtgATAGTGAGGGGACAGGTGATGGGGAGGAGAGCAAAGAGAGTGATTCTGAGGCAAGcctagaggaggagggagaggagaagattgAACAGAGTGAGGGGTCAGAAGGAGAGAGTGATTATGCGTCAgttggagaagaggaggaaggagaagagaagattgaagagagtgagggggaaggagaagagggcgaAAGTGGTTCTGGGAcaagtggagagggggaggaggaggagaagactgAAGAGGAGTCCAGTGATGAAGAGAGTTGGGATGAAaaaaaagaggaagaggaggagagcaaTGCGAGTGAGTATGAAAAGGAGGAGAGTGGTGATGAATCAGGAAATGAGGCTGAGAGCAAGAGTGAGGGATCAGCAGAAGAGAAGGAAGATGAACAAGCAGAAGAAGCAGAAAGTGAAGAAAGTAAAGCTACTGAGTCagcagaggaggaaggagagaaccaagaagaggaagagagtggagcagaggaggaaggagagggagaggataaggAAGGTAGTGAAAGtgaagaaaaggaggaggagggagaggaggcagttgtaagtgaggaggaggaagaagaagaggatgacAATGAGGAAAAGGATGAAGAAAGTGGAGAAGATGAGAATGatgcaggagaggagaaagaggaagcAGTTGAGGGTGAGGAAGAAGAGGATGAAAAGAAAGCTGAAGGAGATGAGAACAATGAAGtcgaggagggtgaggagggacgAGAAGATGATGAGAATGAGgccagaggagaggaagaggttgAAGGTGGAaaaggtgaggaagaggaggaagaagaagaagaagaagagggggacAAAGAAGCAGAGGGAGAAAatgaaggagaggaaggggaagagggagaggaggaagaagaaagacagcaaggagagggggaggatgaaggagaaggagaaggagaggaagagggtgaaggggaggaggaagaagaggaaatgAAGGATAGAGAAGATCCGGGAGAGGGAAAGGATGAGAATAcagaagaaagagaagagaataatgaggagaaaggagaggatgagagtgaaaatgaaggagagggggatggtgAAAAACAGGAAGATGAGAAAGAGGAAAGAGGA GAAAACGAGAAGGAGGAAGAaaaagatggagaggaagaggagggtggagaagagggggaggagaagggagataAAAAAGAAGGGAAAGAAAAGAAGACAAGTGATGGGGAGGTGGaacaagaagaggaagaagagggtgCATGTGAACAGAAAGGGGAGATGGATGAGGAGGAAACGGGAGCgggagaggaggaaggtgaggaggaaggagaagaagaggaagaggaggaagaaaaggAGGAGAAAG AAAAAGAGGAGAAAGATGGTAAaggacaggaagaggaggagagagatgaagatgaagaagaagaggaagaagaagaagaagaagaagaagaagaagaagaagaagaagaagaagaagaagaagaagaagaagaagaagaagaagaagaagaaaaagaagaagaagaagaagaagaagaggaagaagagataAAATCAGCAAAAGGGAAAAAGAAAGGATCACAGAGTGTACCCCTTAAAGCAGCTCCCCCCAGCAGGAAAGGGAAGGAAGAGCCCCCAAGGGAGAAACTCAAACCACCGGCCCGTACCAAGCAGAGGACCACAGGGGGAAAAAAGACAACCCAAGAATCTCAACAGTTCTGGAACAATGTCTTACCCCAGTACCTGGAGCTGAAGTGA